The Alosa sapidissima isolate fAloSap1 chromosome 5, fAloSap1.pri, whole genome shotgun sequence genome has a window encoding:
- the LOC121709105 gene encoding olfactory receptor 10G4-like, whose protein sequence is MGTKNDTAVRVSEFIITGFDHLSHQKLLGSLILISYVLTLVGCGTNVSIIVADRRLHSPMYVLICNLAIVDITFSTSSCITMIAVLLAEMKSISFYSCFTGMYCYHLGDITSILTLTWMAVDRMLAISLPLRYITILTNRRCIMSIVATWIIGMLSLSQISEAAYNVPYCQPIIQYVFCDYAAMIRAGCVNPGPYFSIPSLVGWWLWLLGGHFTLIFLTYVVIVWTVLRLSDKGSKKKMFTTCISHIIVVSVYYAPKLVSVLLTRVGVTLNLTERNALLIVASTLPPLINPIIYCLTTKELRAHLINLFTKNRVEIK, encoded by the coding sequence ATGGGAACCAAAAATGACACAGCTGTGCGGGTGTCTGAGTTTATCATTACAGGCTTTGATCATCTTTCTCATCAGAAACTACTTGGCTCCTTAATTCTTATTTCTTATGTTCTCACACTGGTTGGTTGTGGCACAAATGTGAGTATAATAGTTGCAGACAGGCGTTTGCACTCACCAATGTATGTATTAATTTGCAATTTAGCCATTGTGGACATAACGTTTAGCACCAGCTCTTGCATAACAATGATAGCTGTGCTTCTTGCAGAAATGAAAAGCATTTCCTTCTATTCATGTTTCACTGGTATGTACTGCTACCATCTTGGTGATATTACTTCTATTCTGACATTAACATGGATGGCTGTGGATCGAATGCTTGCGATTAGCTTGCCACTGAGGTACATCACTATTCTCACAAACAGACGGTGTATCATGAGCATTGTGGCTACCTGGATAATAGGAATGTTATCATTGAGTCAAATTTCAGAAGCAGCATACAACGTTCCATACTGCCAGCCCATAATACAATATGTGTTTTGTGACTATGCTGCAATGATAAGAGCTGGATGTGTGAACCCTGGGCCTTATTTTTCAATCCCAAGTCTCGTGGGCTGGTGGCTGTGGCTTCTGGGCGGACATTTTACTCTAATCTTCTTGACATATGTTGTTATTGTCTGGACTGTTCTAAGACTCTCAGACAAGGGAAGCAAGAAGAAGATGTTTACTACTTGTATTTCACATATCATTGTGGTTTCTGTTTACTACGCACCTAAACTGGTATCTGTGCTGCTCACTAGAGTTGGTGTGACACTCAACCTGACTGAGAGGAATGCTCTGCTTATCGTGGCCTCAACGCTGCCACCTCTCATCAACCCTATAATTTACTGTCTAACAACAAAAGAACTGAGAGCACACCTGATAAACCTCTTCACTAAAAACCGTGTTGAAATCAAGTGA